In a genomic window of Alteromonas gilva:
- the yacG gene encoding DNA gyrase inhibitor YacG, with amino-acid sequence MKVKCPTCQQDVEWVAASEYRPFCSKKCQLIDLGEWADEDKVISTPVQDSALDSGIDPEDIEAMLSEQHSDFFKH; translated from the coding sequence ATGAAAGTAAAATGTCCAACATGTCAGCAAGATGTTGAATGGGTTGCCGCCAGTGAGTACCGCCCGTTCTGCAGTAAAAAATGCCAACTCATAGATTTAGGTGAATGGGCCGACGAAGATAAAGTCATCTCTACGCCCGTGCAAGACTCTGCTCTGGACAGTGGTATCGATCCTGAAGATATCGAAGCCATGCTCAGTGAGCAGCACAGCGACTTTTTTAAACATTAG
- the zapD gene encoding cell division protein ZapD, which translates to MSNSTVYEFPLKEKVRNYLRIEQLMSQLKLGAAGQNEGLALYFFEQLFTLLDLFERIDIRTDILKDLDAHEKNLVHWSQLPNIDNDALQHTLRSIINVRDKLKSSKKISAMLRDDKFLASIKQRFAIPGGTCSFDLPNLHYWINRPVTQRQQDLKQWTECFALTEEAISIALSFLRERAAFVRTEATNGFYQGVSEAKNELVRIRCATDIDYFPTLSGNKYRYAIRFMYYSPPDGQSGSVEQNVQFELAAC; encoded by the coding sequence ATGTCTAACTCCACAGTATACGAATTCCCTTTGAAAGAAAAAGTTCGTAACTACCTGCGCATCGAGCAGTTAATGAGCCAACTTAAACTGGGCGCAGCCGGTCAGAACGAGGGTTTAGCGCTGTATTTCTTTGAGCAACTTTTTACCCTGCTCGACCTGTTTGAGCGCATTGATATTCGTACTGATATTCTCAAAGATCTCGATGCCCACGAAAAAAACCTGGTGCATTGGTCGCAACTACCGAATATCGATAATGACGCCTTACAGCATACCCTGCGCTCTATTATTAACGTGCGGGATAAACTCAAAAGCAGTAAAAAAATCAGTGCTATGCTGCGCGACGATAAATTTTTAGCCAGCATTAAACAGCGTTTTGCGATCCCCGGCGGTACCTGTAGTTTCGATTTGCCAAACTTACACTATTGGATCAACCGGCCTGTTACACAGCGCCAGCAAGATCTTAAACAATGGACGGAGTGTTTCGCACTCACTGAGGAAGCCATCAGCATTGCCCTGTCGTTTTTAAGAGAACGAGCGGCCTTTGTGCGCACTGAAGCAACAAATGGTTTTTATCAGGGTGTTTCTGAAGCGAAAAACGAATTGGTCCGCATTCGCTGCGCCACCGATATTGACTATTTTCCAACGCTGAGTGGAAATAAGTACCGGTATGCCATTAGATTTATGTATTATTCTCCACCTGACGGCCAGTCTGGCTCCGTCGAACAAAATGTCCAATTTGAATTAGCAGCGTGTTAA
- a CDS encoding DUF883 domain-containing protein has translation MATAKSTGNGKDNQGHPMTDKLQSSLHESLDTIAEKAASAEESLRNSASASAENMAERRRAAKEKWLGSSVRNYAVENPVAAAGITFAAGMLVASLLKKSK, from the coding sequence ATGGCTACTGCAAAATCTACAGGAAACGGTAAAGACAACCAAGGACATCCAATGACAGATAAATTGCAATCATCACTGCACGAATCGCTGGACACTATTGCTGAGAAGGCCGCGTCTGCAGAAGAATCGCTACGTAACTCCGCTTCAGCCTCGGCCGAAAATATGGCTGAACGCCGCCGTGCGGCGAAAGAAAAATGGTTAGGGTCAAGCGTACGTAACTACGCCGTTGAAAATCCGGTTGCGGCGGCGGGTATCACATTTGCAGCGGGTATGCTGGTCGCATCATTGCTCAAGAAAAGCAAATAG
- the coaE gene encoding dephospho-CoA kinase (Dephospho-CoA kinase (CoaE) performs the final step in coenzyme A biosynthesis.) → MADKALIVGLTGGIGSGKTLVSDTFASFGVPIIDADVIARQVVAPGSTGLAAIAAHFGPDVLTAEGQLDRSALRQRVFTNDSEKQWLNSCLHPLIRTAMQAQINAVTAPYAILAVPLLLENNLQHMVDRIAVVDCSESLQLSRALRRDGSSETVIKGIMASQVSRNERRDAADDIIDNSGDIAFTRQQVEACHQRYIALADAR, encoded by the coding sequence GTGGCTGACAAGGCTTTAATTGTGGGCTTAACCGGTGGTATAGGTTCGGGCAAAACGCTGGTCAGCGACACCTTCGCAAGCTTCGGCGTGCCGATTATTGACGCCGATGTGATTGCCCGCCAGGTAGTGGCGCCCGGCTCGACAGGACTGGCAGCCATTGCCGCACATTTTGGTCCTGACGTACTTACCGCAGAGGGTCAACTCGATCGCAGCGCCCTGCGCCAGCGCGTATTTACCAACGACAGCGAAAAGCAATGGCTCAACAGTTGCCTGCATCCGCTCATTCGCACTGCCATGCAAGCACAGATAAACGCTGTGACAGCGCCTTATGCTATTCTGGCGGTGCCGCTGTTACTGGAGAATAACCTGCAGCACATGGTAGACCGTATTGCCGTAGTGGATTGCTCTGAGTCCTTGCAACTGAGCCGGGCACTCAGGCGCGACGGTAGCAGCGAAACAGTGATTAAGGGCATTATGGCGTCACAGGTTAGCCGCAATGAACGACGTGACGCGGCCGATGACATTATTGATAATAGTGGCGATATCGCATTCACACGCCAACAGGTAGAAGCCTGCCACCAGCGCTATATAGCGTTAGCTGACGCCAGGTGA
- a CDS encoding prepilin peptidase: MQSVIDLCLSQPWFFYTLVGIVSLMVGSFLNVVIYRLPVMMERDWQREYQSYFSPDEPPVHTERFDLVKPDSTCPGCGHKIRFWENIPLISYALLGGQCSQCKTSISFRYPVVELLTALLSVWIAAHFGPSPEAFVGIVLTWLLVAMTFIDLDKMILPDQLTLPLLWIGLLASIYPVFVAPADAILGAAIGYLILWSIYWAFKLLTGKEGMGYGDFKLLAALGAFTGWQGLLMIILLSSFVGAVFGIVIMLRQKQGKDMAIPFGPYLAIAGWLTLMYQDTITTAYFNWIMG, translated from the coding sequence ATGCAATCTGTCATTGATCTTTGCCTTTCCCAACCATGGTTTTTTTATACCCTCGTAGGTATTGTCAGTTTAATGGTGGGAAGTTTTTTAAACGTTGTGATCTACCGACTTCCCGTCATGATGGAGCGCGACTGGCAGCGCGAATACCAAAGCTACTTTTCACCCGATGAACCACCCGTGCATACGGAACGCTTCGACCTGGTTAAGCCCGACAGCACCTGTCCCGGCTGCGGCCATAAAATTCGTTTTTGGGAAAATATCCCGCTGATTAGTTACGCGCTACTCGGCGGGCAGTGCAGCCAGTGTAAAACATCAATATCCTTTCGCTACCCGGTCGTCGAGTTACTTACAGCGTTGCTGAGTGTGTGGATAGCAGCTCATTTCGGGCCATCACCTGAAGCGTTTGTAGGTATCGTACTTACCTGGTTGCTGGTGGCGATGACCTTTATTGATTTGGATAAAATGATACTGCCCGACCAGTTAACCCTGCCGCTGTTATGGATAGGCTTACTGGCGAGCATTTACCCTGTATTTGTCGCCCCTGCCGACGCGATTCTTGGTGCTGCAATCGGCTATCTGATTTTGTGGAGCATTTACTGGGCATTTAAACTGCTGACCGGCAAAGAAGGCATGGGCTATGGGGATTTTAAGCTACTTGCGGCGCTGGGCGCCTTTACTGGCTGGCAGGGATTACTGATGATTATCCTGCTGTCCTCTTTCGTTGGTGCCGTATTCGGTATCGTTATTATGCTTCGCCAAAAACAGGGCAAAGATATGGCGATACCTTTTGGCCCCTATCTGGCCATTGCGGGCTGGCTGACCCTGATGTATCAGGACACCATCACCACCGCCTACTTTAACTGGATAATGGGGTAA